Proteins co-encoded in one Opitutus terrae PB90-1 genomic window:
- the pgsA gene encoding CDP-diacylglycerol--glycerol-3-phosphate 3-phosphatidyltransferase, translated as MNLPNLLTFSRLPAMFAIVALMYSDFQWAATLAFWLFIAAALTDWFDGMLARRSNQVSTFGRFMDAVIDKVMVIGVMIALVNGGYFMGHTIPAMIALLCILCREFMISGLRMVAATKGVVVEADAGGKLKTFIQLNAIGWLLGAQMFARDFGELFRGGERWWIVAVNWGGIGLFALSVLLTITSGVTYFRRHGHVVLG; from the coding sequence ATGAATCTGCCCAACCTCCTGACGTTTTCGCGCTTGCCAGCGATGTTCGCGATCGTGGCCCTGATGTATTCGGATTTCCAGTGGGCGGCGACGCTGGCCTTTTGGTTGTTCATCGCCGCGGCGCTGACCGATTGGTTCGACGGCATGCTGGCGCGCCGCAGCAATCAGGTTTCGACCTTCGGGCGGTTCATGGACGCGGTCATCGACAAGGTGATGGTGATCGGCGTGATGATCGCACTGGTGAATGGCGGTTATTTCATGGGGCACACGATTCCGGCGATGATCGCGCTGCTTTGCATCCTGTGCCGCGAGTTCATGATCTCGGGCCTGCGCATGGTCGCGGCGACCAAAGGCGTCGTCGTCGAGGCGGACGCGGGCGGGAAGCTGAAGACCTTCATCCAGCTCAACGCGATCGGCTGGCTGCTCGGCGCGCAGATGTTCGCGCGGGATTTCGGCGAGCTGTTCCGAGGGGGCGAGCGCTGGTGGATCGTGGCGGTGAATTGGGGCGGCATCGGGCTCTTCGCGTTGTCGGTGCTGCTGACGATCACCTCCGGCGTCACCTATTTCCGGCGACACGGGCACGTGGTGCTGGGCTGA
- the coaD gene encoding pantetheine-phosphate adenylyltransferase translates to MRHCIYPGTFDPVTYGHLDVLARAVKLFDHVTVAVAENTPKGPLFTSAQRIAMLQPNVTRFPNVSVTSFNSLLVEFAMAQKAIAVIRGLRAFSDFEFEFHMALMNRHLESQIETIFVMPNEQFSYTSSSLVKDVAKHGGDVSHFVPPNVAAALEAVFGTK, encoded by the coding sequence ATGCGCCATTGCATTTATCCTGGCACCTTCGACCCGGTCACCTACGGGCACCTCGACGTGCTCGCCCGGGCCGTCAAACTTTTCGACCACGTCACCGTCGCGGTCGCCGAAAACACGCCCAAGGGACCGTTGTTCACGTCCGCCCAGCGGATCGCGATGCTCCAGCCCAACGTCACCCGGTTCCCGAACGTCTCCGTGACGTCCTTCAACTCGCTGCTGGTCGAGTTCGCGATGGCGCAAAAGGCCATCGCGGTCATCCGCGGCCTGCGCGCGTTTTCCGACTTTGAGTTCGAGTTCCACATGGCACTGATGAACCGTCACCTCGAATCGCAGATCGAAACGATTTTCGTGATGCCCAACGAGCAATTCAGCTACACCAGCTCTTCGCTGGTGAAGGACGTGGCGAAACACGGCGGCGACGTCTCGCACTTCGTGCCGCCAAATGTCGCCGCGGCGTTGGAAGCCGTGTTCGGCACAAAGTAG
- a CDS encoding efflux RND transporter periplasmic adaptor subunit, whose amino-acid sequence MARTKRTGGIVLTLLVLAVAGAGLWYWLNRRAEKPAEYVTVPVTRADLTQVVTATGTLQPVITVEVGSQISGIIDKVLVDYNSVVKKGDVVAHIDAGTYETRLRSAEADLANARANYRLVELNAQRIRSLREQELVPPSDLDQALAQLAQAEAQVQTRTAAVESAKIDLSRCTIYSPVDGIVLSRQVDVGKTVAASFNTPVLFTIANDLTKMQIEGAIAEADIGNVEVGQAVKFTVDAFPNRQFEGRVSSIRNSPVTVQNVVTYETIIDVRNDDQKLRPGMTANVSVIVAQRPNTLRIPNTALRVRLLDVPPPPPPAATAGAPAVALKPLPNEQRRPYMEKAGWTPGSGRPSEDVIARARELAKADGYEWPAFGGRERPAASDGPVVRAVYRLEGTGPNARPAAVNVKLGISDGTQTEVLDGLAEGDRVITGIAAASAAPQQAGGNSPFGPPRRR is encoded by the coding sequence ATGGCTCGAACCAAACGCACCGGCGGAATCGTACTCACCTTGCTCGTTCTCGCCGTCGCCGGCGCCGGCCTCTGGTACTGGCTGAACCGCCGCGCCGAAAAGCCCGCCGAATACGTCACCGTTCCCGTCACGCGCGCCGACCTGACGCAGGTCGTCACCGCCACCGGCACGCTGCAGCCCGTCATCACGGTCGAGGTCGGCAGTCAGATTTCCGGCATCATCGACAAGGTGCTGGTCGACTACAATTCCGTGGTGAAGAAGGGCGACGTCGTCGCCCACATCGACGCCGGCACGTACGAGACGCGGTTGCGTTCGGCCGAGGCCGATCTCGCCAACGCGCGGGCGAACTACCGGCTGGTTGAACTCAACGCCCAGCGCATCCGCTCCCTGCGCGAACAGGAACTCGTGCCGCCGTCCGATCTTGACCAGGCGCTGGCGCAACTCGCGCAGGCCGAGGCGCAGGTGCAAACCCGCACCGCCGCCGTCGAGAGCGCGAAGATCGACCTCTCCCGCTGCACGATCTATTCGCCGGTCGACGGCATCGTGCTCTCCCGCCAGGTCGACGTCGGCAAGACCGTTGCCGCCAGCTTCAACACGCCCGTGCTCTTCACGATCGCGAACGACCTCACCAAGATGCAGATCGAGGGGGCGATCGCGGAGGCCGACATCGGCAACGTCGAGGTGGGCCAGGCGGTGAAGTTCACCGTCGACGCCTTTCCCAACCGCCAGTTCGAGGGCCGCGTCTCGTCGATCCGCAACTCGCCGGTCACGGTGCAGAACGTCGTCACCTACGAAACGATCATCGACGTGCGCAACGACGATCAGAAGCTGCGCCCCGGCATGACGGCGAACGTCTCGGTGATCGTCGCCCAGCGCCCCAACACGCTGCGGATCCCGAACACCGCGCTCCGCGTCCGCTTGCTCGACGTGCCTCCGCCGCCGCCGCCCGCCGCGACCGCCGGCGCACCCGCCGTCGCACTGAAGCCGCTGCCCAACGAGCAGCGCCGCCCTTACATGGAAAAAGCCGGCTGGACTCCCGGCAGCGGCCGGCCGTCGGAAGACGTCATCGCCCGCGCGCGCGAGCTGGCGAAAGCCGACGGCTACGAGTGGCCCGCGTTCGGCGGACGCGAACGCCCCGCCGCTTCGGACGGACCCGTCGTTCGCGCCGTATACCGATTGGAAGGCACCGGGCCGAACGCCCGGCCCGCCGCGGTCAACGTGAAACTCGGCATCTCGGACGGCACCCAAACGGAGGTGCTTGACGGCCTCGCCGAGGGCGACCGCGTGATCACCGGCATCGCCGCTGCGAGTGCCGCGCCGCAGCAGGCCGGCGGCAACAGCCCCTTCGGTCCGCCGCGCCGCCGCTAG
- a CDS encoding ABC transporter ATP-binding protein: MPTVVQLQDIHRVYNSGEVQVHAVRGVSLELHRGEFLAIMGASGSGKSTLMNTLGCLDRPSSGTYRLDGVDVSQLDRNELADLRNEKLGFIFQGFNLLARTTALENVELPMLYGRRHHSSRELRERAMSALSVVGLADRADHFPSQLSGGQQQRVAIARALVNEPQVLLADEPTGNLDSKTSVEVMGVFQKLNDDGITIVMVTHELDIAQYCRRNVIMRDGRIVSDVPVAKRLLAAAEMQKLHAAEAEAKLTG, from the coding sequence ATGCCCACGGTCGTCCAACTCCAAGACATCCACCGCGTCTACAACTCCGGCGAGGTGCAGGTGCACGCCGTGCGCGGGGTCTCGCTGGAGCTGCATCGCGGCGAGTTCCTCGCGATCATGGGCGCGAGCGGCTCGGGCAAATCGACGTTGATGAACACGCTCGGCTGTCTCGATCGGCCGAGCAGCGGCACCTACCGGCTCGACGGCGTTGACGTGTCGCAGCTCGACCGCAACGAGCTCGCCGACCTGCGCAACGAGAAGCTCGGCTTCATCTTTCAGGGTTTCAATCTGCTCGCACGTACGACCGCGCTGGAGAACGTCGAGCTGCCAATGCTCTACGGACGCCGGCATCACTCTAGCCGCGAGCTGCGCGAACGCGCCATGAGCGCCCTCAGCGTCGTCGGCCTGGCGGATCGCGCCGATCATTTTCCCAGCCAGCTTTCGGGCGGGCAACAACAGCGCGTCGCGATCGCGCGCGCGCTCGTCAACGAACCGCAGGTGCTCCTCGCCGACGAACCCACGGGCAACCTCGACAGCAAGACTTCGGTCGAGGTGATGGGCGTGTTCCAAAAGCTCAACGACGACGGCATCACGATCGTGATGGTCACGCACGAACTCGACATCGCGCAGTATTGCCGGCGCAACGTGATCATGCGTGACGGCCGGATCGTGAGCGACGTGCCCGTCGCGAAACGCCTGCTCGCCGCGGCCGAGATGCAGAAACTCCACGCCGCCGAAGCCGAGGCCAAACTCACCGGCTGA
- a CDS encoding ABC transporter permease, producing the protein MRFRSIIIVALRALRRNKLRSMLTALGIIIGVAAVIAMVSIGNGAKAQVEAQVASLGQNVITVFSGSFTGGGMRGGWGSAPTLTVEDALAIGNEVPGAIAVSPEVRDRNQVLANGLNWNTLVNGESPDYGEIRGWKVASGTMFTDQDVRSVAKVAVIGKTIADQLFPNEDPIGQTIRIRNIPFKVVGLLEAKGFNLFGQDQDDIVIVPYTSHMKRLSRRTNVSSILVQAPSAEQIQRVQDEITDLLTQRRKGKEPDFTVRNQVELAQVATANTRTMTIFLGITASISLIVGGIGIMNIMMVSVTERTREIGIRLAVGAHGRDVLLQFLVEAVILSSLGGLLGIALGVGSSKLVSIINDWPVLVSTPSVVLSFVVSAAVGMFFGFYPARKAAQLDPIDALRYE; encoded by the coding sequence GTGCGCTTCCGCTCCATCATCATCGTCGCGCTCCGCGCCCTCCGCCGCAACAAGCTGCGCTCGATGCTCACCGCCCTCGGCATCATCATCGGTGTCGCCGCCGTGATCGCCATGGTCAGTATCGGCAACGGCGCAAAAGCGCAGGTCGAAGCGCAGGTCGCCAGCCTCGGCCAGAACGTCATCACCGTTTTCTCCGGCAGCTTCACCGGCGGCGGCATGCGCGGCGGCTGGGGCAGCGCGCCCACGCTCACGGTCGAGGACGCGCTGGCCATCGGCAACGAGGTGCCCGGCGCCATTGCGGTCAGCCCCGAGGTCCGCGATCGCAACCAGGTTCTCGCCAACGGACTCAACTGGAACACGCTCGTGAACGGCGAATCGCCCGACTACGGCGAGATCCGCGGCTGGAAGGTCGCCAGCGGCACGATGTTCACCGACCAGGATGTCCGCAGCGTGGCCAAGGTCGCCGTCATTGGGAAGACCATCGCCGATCAGCTGTTCCCCAACGAGGATCCCATCGGCCAGACGATCCGGATCCGGAACATCCCGTTCAAGGTCGTCGGTCTGCTCGAGGCGAAGGGCTTCAATCTTTTCGGACAGGACCAGGACGATATCGTGATCGTCCCCTACACGAGTCACATGAAACGGCTGTCGCGCCGCACGAACGTCAGCTCGATTCTCGTACAGGCGCCCAGCGCGGAACAGATCCAGCGCGTCCAGGACGAGATCACCGATTTGCTCACGCAGCGGCGCAAGGGCAAGGAGCCAGACTTCACCGTGCGCAACCAAGTCGAGCTCGCGCAGGTCGCGACGGCGAACACCCGCACGATGACCATCTTCCTCGGGATCACCGCCAGCATTTCGCTCATCGTCGGCGGCATCGGCATCATGAACATCATGATGGTCTCGGTGACTGAACGCACCCGCGAGATCGGGATCCGGCTCGCGGTCGGCGCGCACGGCCGCGACGTGTTGCTGCAGTTCCTCGTCGAGGCGGTGATCCTCAGTTCGCTCGGCGGGCTGCTCGGCATCGCGCTCGGCGTCGGCTCGTCGAAACTCGTTTCGATCATCAACGACTGGCCGGTGCTCGTCTCCACGCCCTCGGTCGTACTCTCGTTTGTCGTGAGCGCGGCCGTCGGAATGTTCTTCGGCTTCTACCCCGCCCGGAAAGCCGCGCAGCTCGATCCGATCGACGCGCTCCGTTACGAGTAG
- a CDS encoding tetratricopeptide repeat protein: MPTRMLRASVIAIVITASLVVRASPEPSARELHRAGVEAFQRGDYTAAAHAFAAAAQLRPDRPRTLYNLAVARMRVHDTAGAIEALRQLSSLGLVLPLGDDEEFAALREKPEFRAVLAAMAAHREPRGKATPLFTLPKHAGIIEGIACRPSTGDTFLSDVHLRCIWRRTAAGAVTRFTAADDSIGGMFGLVIDEPNQRLWAATSLMSAVAGVAPDTRSSGALAAFDLDSGRLLARYPLPNDTREHLLGDLTLAPDGSIYAPDSSAPTIWRLAPGAAAPKPWITSSVFESLQGIALLDDGRKLIVSDYANGLVLIDVATCALHWLAAPVSTTLVGIDGLAARGTAVIAVQNGIEPQRVVRLSLSDDFSAITSVTTLASSLPGLDDLTLLTLGDGLPTVIAHSGWALFDPKKSASMSAHDVQVFQLPPLD, encoded by the coding sequence ATGCCCACGCGTATGCTCCGCGCCTCGGTCATCGCCATCGTGATCACCGCCAGCTTGGTGGTGCGCGCGAGCCCCGAGCCTTCAGCCCGTGAGCTGCACCGCGCGGGCGTCGAGGCCTTTCAGCGCGGGGACTACACTGCCGCCGCCCACGCGTTCGCCGCGGCGGCCCAGCTCCGTCCGGATCGACCTCGCACGCTCTACAATCTGGCCGTCGCACGCATGAGGGTCCACGACACCGCCGGGGCGATCGAAGCCCTTCGCCAACTCAGCTCGCTGGGCTTGGTGCTTCCCCTCGGTGACGACGAGGAGTTCGCCGCGTTGCGCGAGAAGCCGGAGTTCCGTGCCGTCCTTGCAGCCATGGCTGCCCACCGCGAACCGCGCGGGAAGGCGACTCCCCTCTTCACGTTGCCGAAACACGCCGGGATCATCGAAGGCATCGCCTGCCGTCCTTCGACCGGCGACACCTTTCTTTCCGACGTCCACCTGCGCTGCATCTGGCGCCGCACGGCCGCGGGCGCAGTAACGCGATTCACCGCGGCCGACGATAGCATCGGCGGTATGTTTGGACTGGTGATCGACGAGCCCAACCAACGGTTGTGGGCGGCCACCTCGCTCATGTCCGCTGTCGCCGGTGTCGCTCCGGATACGCGCAGTTCCGGCGCACTCGCCGCCTTCGACCTCGACTCCGGCCGATTGCTCGCGCGCTATCCGCTGCCCAACGACACCCGCGAGCATCTGCTCGGCGATCTGACGCTCGCCCCCGATGGCTCGATCTACGCGCCCGACAGCAGCGCGCCGACGATCTGGCGGCTCGCCCCCGGCGCCGCTGCTCCCAAACCCTGGATCACGTCCTCCGTGTTCGAATCGCTGCAAGGCATCGCCCTGCTCGACGACGGACGGAAGCTGATCGTGAGCGACTACGCGAACGGCCTGGTTCTGATCGACGTCGCCACGTGCGCTCTGCACTGGCTGGCCGCGCCAGTGAGCACGACGCTGGTCGGCATTGACGGACTCGCCGCGCGCGGAACCGCCGTGATTGCCGTGCAGAACGGCATTGAACCGCAGCGCGTCGTGCGCCTCTCGCTTTCCGACGATTTCAGCGCGATCACCTCCGTCACCACGCTCGCCTCATCGCTGCCGGGACTCGACGATCTCACGCTGCTCACGCTTGGGGACGGCCTACCCACGGTCATCGCACACAGTGGCTGGGCGCTGTTCGACCCCAAGAAATCAGCGTCGATGTCCGCCCATGACGTGCAGGTCTTCCAGCTCCCACCGCTCGACTAG
- the menD gene encoding 2-succinyl-5-enolpyruvyl-6-hydroxy-3-cyclohexene-1-carboxylic-acid synthase, which produces MSATLDFRNTNALWGSVLVETLARCGVREAVVSPGSRSTPLTIALARHPQIEAVPVLDERSAAFFALGLAKQHRRPVVLLCTSGTAGANYFPAVIEAQESNVPLLVITADRPPEMRDCASGQTIDQQRLFGGHANFYHELAVPEPRLDRLAYLRQTIAHAVMRTQSPAAGPVHLNAPFRDPLPPIEDASVRALAGQIGDDFFAHLDRPAPVGAATMAWAAPMTGRGVIVAGPAHVADPAIYAQKVSALATMLCWPVLADALSPVRSQLAAADIVTCYDAILREPQVAKRLRPEAVLCLGGWPTSKVLRGWLETSGAEVLLVATSAANRDALHGRARQIIADVESLAVTGRRADDAGYRAAWQQAEVRARSQFDVVLEKEKALFEPKACWLLAQHLPKNTPVFVASSMPVRDVEYFWPATKRQQAVYFNRGANGIDGTLSTALGIAHGNRPAVLLTGDLALLHDANGFLLRPKLRGSLTIVLINNAGGGIFEHLPVAQFDPPFEEFFATPQAVDFAKLCAAHDVEHVLIRGWPEFSKLIATLPEQGIRVLELRTDRKHDAARRKQLLADAAEPVRG; this is translated from the coding sequence ATGAGCGCCACGCTCGATTTCCGAAACACCAACGCGTTGTGGGGCAGCGTGCTTGTCGAGACGCTCGCGCGCTGCGGCGTCCGCGAGGCGGTGGTGTCGCCCGGCTCACGCTCGACGCCGCTGACGATCGCACTCGCGCGGCATCCGCAGATCGAAGCGGTGCCGGTGCTCGACGAACGCTCCGCGGCGTTCTTCGCGCTCGGGTTGGCGAAGCAGCACCGGCGACCGGTCGTACTGTTGTGCACGAGCGGCACCGCAGGCGCGAACTACTTCCCGGCAGTGATCGAGGCGCAGGAGAGCAATGTGCCGCTGCTGGTGATCACCGCGGATCGTCCGCCGGAGATGCGCGACTGCGCCTCCGGCCAGACCATCGATCAGCAACGTCTGTTTGGCGGGCACGCGAATTTCTATCACGAGTTGGCCGTGCCCGAGCCGCGGCTCGACCGCCTTGCGTATCTCCGGCAGACCATTGCGCATGCGGTGATGCGCACGCAGAGTCCGGCGGCGGGCCCGGTGCACCTGAACGCGCCGTTCCGTGATCCGCTGCCGCCAATCGAGGACGCCAGCGTGCGCGCGCTAGCGGGACAGATCGGCGACGATTTTTTCGCGCATCTCGATCGGCCGGCGCCCGTCGGGGCCGCGACGATGGCGTGGGCGGCACCGATGACCGGACGCGGCGTGATTGTCGCGGGGCCGGCGCATGTGGCGGATCCGGCAATCTACGCCCAGAAGGTCAGTGCGCTGGCGACGATGCTCTGCTGGCCGGTGCTGGCGGATGCGCTTTCGCCCGTGCGCAGTCAGCTCGCTGCGGCCGACATCGTGACCTGTTACGATGCGATCCTCCGTGAGCCGCAGGTGGCCAAGCGACTCAGACCGGAAGCGGTGCTGTGTCTCGGCGGCTGGCCGACGAGCAAGGTGCTGCGCGGCTGGCTCGAGACGAGTGGCGCGGAGGTGTTGCTCGTGGCGACCTCGGCGGCCAATCGCGACGCGCTGCACGGCCGCGCGCGGCAGATCATCGCGGACGTGGAGTCGCTGGCCGTCACCGGCCGGCGTGCGGACGACGCGGGCTATCGCGCGGCGTGGCAGCAGGCGGAGGTGCGGGCGCGGAGCCAGTTCGACGTAGTGCTGGAGAAGGAGAAGGCGCTGTTCGAGCCGAAGGCGTGCTGGTTGTTGGCGCAACATCTGCCAAAAAACACGCCGGTGTTTGTGGCGAGCAGCATGCCGGTGCGCGACGTGGAGTATTTCTGGCCGGCGACGAAACGGCAGCAGGCCGTTTACTTCAACCGCGGCGCGAACGGCATCGATGGGACGCTCTCGACCGCGCTCGGGATTGCGCACGGCAACCGGCCGGCGGTACTGCTGACCGGCGATCTCGCACTCCTGCACGATGCGAATGGATTTCTGCTGCGGCCGAAACTGCGCGGGTCGCTGACGATCGTGCTGATCAACAATGCCGGCGGCGGGATTTTCGAGCATCTGCCCGTCGCGCAGTTTGACCCGCCGTTCGAGGAATTTTTCGCGACGCCGCAAGCGGTGGATTTCGCGAAGCTCTGCGCGGCGCATGATGTCGAGCACGTGCTCATCCGCGGCTGGCCGGAGTTCAGCAAGCTTATCGCGACGCTGCCCGAGCAGGGCATTCGCGTGCTGGAGTTGCGGACCGATCGGAAACACGACGCCGCACGCCGTAAGCAACTGCTGGCGGACGCCGCCGAGCCGGTGCGCGGCTGA
- a CDS encoding c-type cytochrome translates to MLASLPMPTRAAVPGQMQSVTAAALAWETLEQSYDAKPGETTAEFSFAFRNVSDAPVEVRGISTSCRCTAGIMRAQPWIIAPGASDTLRVIVDLRSRRGALTKTVYVDTTAGEELLLVHVQVPTPPAIQREMNMMVAQADRQAVLRGDCVSCHVTPAAGRMGGELFQAVCQVCHGAEHRASMVPDLKAPPTVRRDGAYWNEWIRNGKEGTLMPAWDKKRGGVLDDAQIESLIAYLLANLPSEPAPAAPLPTPAN, encoded by the coding sequence GTGCTGGCCAGCCTGCCGATGCCGACCCGCGCCGCGGTGCCGGGGCAGATGCAGAGTGTGACGGCGGCTGCGCTGGCGTGGGAGACGCTCGAGCAGAGCTACGACGCCAAACCCGGCGAGACGACGGCGGAGTTCTCGTTTGCATTCCGCAACGTGTCCGACGCGCCGGTGGAGGTGCGCGGGATCAGCACGTCGTGTCGCTGCACCGCCGGCATCATGCGTGCCCAGCCGTGGATCATCGCGCCTGGCGCGAGCGACACGCTGCGCGTCATCGTCGATCTTCGGAGCCGGCGCGGCGCGTTGACCAAGACCGTCTATGTCGACACGACCGCCGGCGAGGAACTCCTGCTGGTGCACGTGCAGGTGCCAACGCCGCCGGCGATTCAACGCGAAATGAACATGATGGTGGCGCAGGCGGACCGGCAAGCGGTGCTGCGTGGTGACTGCGTCAGCTGCCATGTCACGCCAGCGGCCGGCAGGATGGGCGGCGAACTTTTTCAGGCAGTCTGCCAGGTCTGCCACGGCGCGGAACACCGCGCGAGCATGGTGCCGGACTTGAAGGCGCCGCCAACCGTGCGGCGCGATGGGGCGTATTGGAACGAGTGGATTCGCAATGGGAAGGAAGGCACCCTGATGCCGGCGTGGGACAAGAAGCGCGGCGGCGTGCTCGACGACGCGCAAATCGAGTCGCTCATCGCCTACCTGCTCGCCAACCTGCCCAGCGAACCGGCCCCGGCCGCACCGCTGCCGACGCCGGCCAACTGA
- a CDS encoding isochorismate synthase, with protein sequence MGAENDSENDPAMTILPIDPVANATPEALRGFLATCRTAAQRDGHAKLVSISIAVDALDPLAVLESIFEPDEPHFYAERVSLDTAIAGAEAVVATDAHGPERFAAAQRFIDETLAHTIAVGEVEAAFGGPHFFAAFAFENELAPGEPFPAARVFVPRWQVARAGSGTTAVANLLVTPDAPLELLAEKVWRAHGKFRTFEYAAPEPPTQTADARATLKVTDQGDYPAAVAQAIARIAAGEFSKIVLARTRTVQASEPLHPLQMLNQLRQRFPECHAFSIANGRGQSFIGATPERLARVSRGALETEALAGSAPRGASATEDARLGAELLRSDKDRREQRLVLDSIQRRLTPLGFALEFPAEPILKKLANVQHLLTPVRAVLPPHVRLLDVLAQLHPTPAVGGSPRAAAIAGIRQLEGFSRGLYAGAIGWINARGGGEFFVGLRSALVDGCTARLFAGAGIVAGSAPEKERAETELKFRAMQEALKL encoded by the coding sequence ATGGGCGCTGAGAACGATAGCGAGAACGATCCCGCCATGACCATCCTGCCGATCGATCCTGTGGCCAACGCGACGCCGGAGGCGTTGCGAGGATTTCTGGCGACGTGCCGGACCGCGGCGCAGCGGGACGGTCATGCGAAGCTCGTCAGCATCTCGATCGCCGTCGACGCGCTGGATCCGCTGGCGGTGCTCGAGTCGATCTTCGAACCGGACGAGCCGCATTTTTATGCCGAGCGCGTGTCGCTCGACACCGCGATCGCGGGCGCCGAGGCGGTAGTGGCGACGGACGCGCACGGCCCCGAGCGTTTTGCTGCGGCGCAACGTTTCATCGACGAGACGCTGGCGCACACGATCGCCGTCGGGGAAGTGGAGGCGGCGTTCGGCGGACCGCATTTTTTTGCGGCGTTTGCGTTCGAGAACGAACTGGCGCCAGGCGAGCCGTTCCCCGCGGCGCGCGTGTTCGTGCCTCGGTGGCAGGTGGCGCGGGCCGGCAGCGGCACGACCGCGGTGGCGAACTTGCTCGTCACCCCGGACGCGCCGCTCGAACTGCTCGCCGAAAAGGTGTGGCGCGCCCACGGGAAGTTCCGCACCTTCGAATATGCGGCGCCCGAGCCACCGACGCAGACAGCGGACGCGCGCGCGACGCTGAAGGTGACGGATCAGGGCGACTACCCGGCGGCGGTGGCGCAGGCGATCGCGCGGATCGCGGCGGGCGAGTTCAGCAAGATTGTGCTGGCGCGCACCCGCACCGTGCAGGCGAGCGAGCCGCTGCATCCGTTGCAGATGCTGAACCAGCTGCGGCAGCGTTTTCCCGAATGTCACGCCTTCTCGATCGCGAATGGACGCGGGCAGAGCTTCATCGGGGCCACCCCGGAGCGGCTGGCGCGCGTGAGCCGCGGGGCGCTGGAAACGGAGGCGCTGGCCGGGTCGGCGCCGCGCGGCGCGTCGGCGACTGAGGATGCGCGTCTCGGCGCGGAGTTGCTGCGCAGCGACAAGGACCGGCGCGAGCAACGACTGGTGCTCGACTCGATCCAGCGCCGGCTGACGCCGCTGGGATTTGCCCTGGAATTTCCCGCCGAGCCAATCCTGAAAAAACTCGCGAATGTGCAGCACCTGCTCACGCCGGTGCGTGCGGTGCTGCCGCCGCACGTGCGGCTGCTCGACGTGCTGGCCCAGCTGCATCCGACGCCGGCGGTGGGCGGCTCGCCGCGCGCCGCGGCGATCGCGGGCATCCGGCAACTGGAGGGCTTTTCGCGCGGGCTGTATGCGGGCGCGATCGGCTGGATCAACGCGCGAGGCGGCGGCGAGTTTTTCGTGGGACTGCGTTCGGCGCTCGTTGACGGATGTACCGCGCGGTTGTTCGCCGGGGCCGGAATCGTGGCGGGATCGGCGCCGGAGAAGGAGCGGGCGGAAACAGAGTTGAAATTTCGCGCGATGCAGGAGGCACTGAAGCTGTGA